A DNA window from Mariprofundus aestuarium contains the following coding sequences:
- a CDS encoding dihydroorotate dehydrogenase-like protein: protein MIDLSTEYLGMKLKNPLVPSASPFAKDLSAAKRLEDAGAAAIVMNSLFEEEVNADEERLDHLMHHQDIGHFEAASYLPSGDSYKTHLESYLEQLEGLKRSLEIPVIASLNGTTPSGWISHARQLQETGADALELNVYYMPADMEQSADIVEARYIETLIELKMHIRIPVIMKLSPQFSSVGNFVKKLEKAGADGVSLFNRYYLPDIDLESLQVIPSLQLSTPVESRLAMRWIAMLYGRVNLTLAATSGIHTSEDAIKLLLAGADVTHMCSALLHHGPEYLGEVLKGIEQWMEEKEYSSVTQLKGSVSHGNATDPAAFERSNYIKVLGSFDSPGSVWR, encoded by the coding sequence ATGATTGATCTCTCTACAGAATACCTTGGCATGAAGCTGAAAAACCCTCTCGTACCTTCAGCTTCTCCCTTTGCGAAAGACCTCAGTGCTGCCAAACGACTAGAAGATGCCGGTGCTGCAGCGATCGTGATGAATTCGCTGTTTGAGGAGGAGGTGAATGCGGATGAGGAGCGGCTTGATCATCTGATGCATCATCAGGATATCGGCCACTTCGAGGCGGCCAGTTACCTGCCATCTGGGGATAGTTACAAAACGCATCTGGAGTCCTATCTGGAGCAGCTGGAGGGGTTGAAGCGTTCGCTTGAGATTCCCGTGATTGCCAGCTTGAACGGAACTACCCCCAGCGGCTGGATCTCCCATGCCAGACAGTTGCAGGAAACAGGGGCCGATGCGCTGGAGCTGAATGTTTACTACATGCCTGCTGATATGGAGCAGTCGGCAGATATTGTCGAAGCTCGGTACATCGAAACACTGATCGAACTGAAGATGCATATCCGCATTCCGGTTATCATGAAGCTTTCGCCACAGTTCAGTTCGGTCGGCAATTTTGTCAAAAAACTTGAAAAGGCAGGAGCTGATGGTGTGTCGCTTTTTAACCGCTATTACCTGCCCGATATTGATCTGGAATCCCTGCAGGTTATTCCCAGCCTTCAGCTTTCGACGCCCGTCGAGTCACGCCTAGCCATGCGCTGGATCGCCATGCTTTACGGCCGCGTCAATCTCACGCTTGCCGCCACCAGCGGCATTCACACATCAGAGGATGCCATCAAGCTGCTGCTGGCCGGAGCCGATGTAACACATATGTGCTCGGCACTGCTGCATCATGGCCCTGAATATCTCGGTGAGGTCTTGAAGGGGATCGAGCAGTGGATGGAGGAGAAGGAGTATTCATCTGTCACTCAGCTCAAGGGAAGTGT